In Carya illinoinensis cultivar Pawnee chromosome 10, C.illinoinensisPawnee_v1, whole genome shotgun sequence, one DNA window encodes the following:
- the LOC122279547 gene encoding uncharacterized protein LOC122279547 — protein sequence MIGQSKLASSLAAMFAVSLFAILVQLFWVLRRRRRLRRQSIEDGGNSFYSSPKELLHIFCWENQSRIEPNEAPAPTPAPQITTEIDDVFKWHVLYGQSRILFTIKEEEREGVDSENCSSSENGTRTKRVCTEEVVGVLARSLPVVAVKIDVDDATPFSTPCASPPYYTPLPSPARE from the coding sequence ATGATCGGTCAGAGCAAGCTCGCCTCGTCTCTCGCCGCAATGTTCGCTGTGTCTCTCTTTGCTATACTCGTTCAGCTATTCTGGGTGCTCCGGCGCAGGCGAAGACTCCGGAGACAGAGCATCGAGGATGGAGGAAACTCATTCTACAGCTCCCCAAAAGAGCTCCTCCACATTTTCTGCTGGGAAAATCAGTCCCGCATCGAACCTAACGAAGCTCCTGCCCCAACTCCAGCTCCCCAAATAACGACGGAGATCGATGACGTTTTCAAGTGGCACGTACTTTACGGACAGTCAAGGATTTTGTTTACGATcaaggaggaggagagagaaggTGTGGACTCTGAGAACTGTTCGTCTTCGGAGAACGGAACGAGGACTAAGAGGGTGTGCACGGAAGAGGTCGTTGGGGTACTTGCGAGGTCTTTGCCGGTCGTGGCTGTGAAGATTGACGTAGACGATGCGACGCCGTTCTCGACGCCTTGTGCTTCGCCGCCTTACTACACTCCTCTGCCATCTCCTGCTCGCGAGTAA
- the LOC122279695 gene encoding NDR1/HIN1-like protein 1 — protein MSVKKHCDHHKIHRHKIFRRICAGLLIFAFVVLVTVLIVWAILHPRKPRFVLQDATVYAFNVSSPPNYLTSTFQVTLYSRNPNDKIGVYYDRLAVYAIYRNQQITLRSQIPPTYQGHKEVNVWSPFIYGNSVPVAPYNALQLSQDKANGAVMLTIKIDGRVRWKVGTFISGRYHIYVRCPAAINFGSAGTSGTIGIQNSGVKYQLVQSCSVSV, from the coding sequence ATGTCGGTCAAGAAGCACTGCGACCACCACAAGATTCACCGACACAAGATCTTTCGGAGAATCTGCGCTGGACTCCTCATCTTCGCCTTCGTCGTCCTGGTGACGGTGCTCATCGTCTGGGCCATCCTCCATCCCAGAAAGCCCAGGTTCGTCCTCCAGGACGCCACCGTCTACGCCTTCAACGTCTCCTCCCCACCGAACTACCTCACCTCCACCTTCCAAGTCACCCTCTACTCCCGCAACCCAAATGACAAGATCGGCGTATACTACGACAGGCTGGCCGTCTACGCCATCTACCGCAACCAGCAGATCACCCTCCGTAGCCAAATCCCTCCCACTTACCAGGGCCACAAGGAGGTCAACGTCTGGTCTCCTTTCATCTACGGCAACTCTGTGCCAGTAGCTCCGTACAACGCCCTCCAGCTAAGTCAGGACAAGGCCAATGGTGCGGTGATGCTCACCATCAAGATCGACGGACGGGTCAGATGGAAAGTCGGGACCTTCATCTCGGGTCGGTACCATATCTACGTGAGGTGTCCCGCTGCTATAAATTTTGGATCGGCCGGGACAAGCGGTACTATTGGCATCCAAAATAGCGGCGTTAAGTACCAGTTAGTGCAGAGTTGCAGCGTTAGCGTATGA
- the LOC122278296 gene encoding NDR1/HIN1-like protein 10: MAEKQPHLNGAYYGPAVPPPSQYYHRHGSSRGCGCCGCLFSLLFKIIVSVVIVVGLAVLIFWLIFRPNRVKFHVTDASLTQFNFTTNNNTLHYNLSVDISVRNPNKKIGIYYDRIEARAYFEDQRFSTVPLPPFYQGHKNTTFLSPVFKGQTVVLLGADELSELNSDKSVGVFDVEVKLYLRIRFKLGKVKSWRMRPKIECDLKVPLSSNGKVAGGFQTTKCHIDF, from the coding sequence ATGGCAGAGAAACAACCTCATCTGAACGGAGCATACTACGGCCCTGCAGTTCCACCCCCTAGTCAATACTATCACCGCCACGGAAGCAGCCGTGGTTGCGGCTGCTGcggctgccttttcagtttgctTTTCAAGATCATTGTCAGCGTTGTTATCGTTGTAGGCCTTGCGGTCCTCATCTTCTGGCTCATCTTCCGCCCCAACAGGGTCAAGTTTCATGTCACCGATGCCTCGCTTACCCAGTTCAACTTCACCACCAACAACAACACGCTCCACTACAACCTTTCCGTCGACATCAGCGTTAGAAACCCAAACAAAAAGATCGGCATATACTACGATCGCATCGAAGCTAGGGCCTATTTTGAGGATCAGAGGTTTAGTACGGTACCGCTTCCCCCGTTTTACCAAGGACATAAGAATACGACCTTTTTGAGTCCGGTGTTTAAAGGGCAGACAGTTGTTTTGTTGGGAGCAGATGAGCTTTCCGAGCTTAATTCAGATAAGAGCGTTGGGGTTTTTGACGTTGAAGTTAAGCTCTATCTCCGGATTAGGTTTAAGTTGGGTAAGGTCAAGAGTTGGCGGATGAGGCCCAAGATCGAGTGCGACTTGAAGGTTCCTTTGAGTTCTAATGGAAAAGTAGCGGGTGGCTTTCAGACTACCAAGTGCCACATTGATTTCTGA
- the LOC122278206 gene encoding NDR1/HIN1-like protein 10, producing the protein MGAKDGCGCCSCLCGCLFSCLISLVLQILFTVLVIVAVAGFIFWLIFRPNEIKFRVTDASLTQFNFTANENTLHYNLALNVSIRNPNKRIGIYYDHIEANAYYRGQRFDTETVTPFYQGHKNTTVLSPVFKGQQLLTLGGGEVFNFDSEKADGVFGITVRLNLRIRAKLSWIKIGHFKPKIKCGLKVPLTSNGTSPAGAFESTKCSLDL; encoded by the coding sequence ATGGGAGCAAAAGATGGGTGCGGCTGTTGCAGCTGCCTTTGTGGGTGCCTCTTCAGTTGCCTTATAAGCCTTGTTCTTCAGATCCTTTTCACCGTGCTCGTCATCGTGGCCGTCGCGGGCTTCATCTTCTGGCTCATCTTCCGCCCCAACGAGATCAAGTTCCGCGTCACCGACGCCTCGCTCACCCAGTTCAACTTCACGGCCAACGAAAACACTCTCCATTACAACCTGGCTCTCAACGTCTCCATTAGGAACCCCAACAAGAGGATCGGAATATACTACGACCACATTGAGGCCAACGCCTACTACAGAGGCCAGCGCTTCGACACCGAGACCGTGACGCCGTTTTACCAGGGACACAAGAATACGACCGTTCTCAGCCCGGTGTTTAAAGGCCAGCAATTGCTTACGCTGGGCGGCGGCGAGGTCTTCAACTTCGATTCGGAGAAGGCAGATGGGGTTTTCGGCATTACCGTGAGGCTAAATCTTCGAATCAGAGCCAAGTTGAGTTGGatcaagattggccacttcaagcCTAAGATCAAGTGCGGCTTGAAGGTTCCGCTAACGTCTAACGGGACATCACCGGCGGGCGCGTTTGAGAGTACGAAATGCAGCTTGGATCTTTGA
- the LOC122279972 gene encoding protein SMAX1-LIKE 3-like: protein MRTGGYTLQQGLTADAARVVNQAVTLARCRGHAQVTPLHVANTMLAASAGLFRTACLQSHSHPLQCKALELCFNVALNRLPASSASPMLGTNSQHPSISNALVAAFKRAQAHQRRGSIENQQQPLLAVKIELEQLIISILDDPSVSRVMREAGFSSTQVKSNVEQAVSLEICSQTPSLSSKSKESNQLVLLQSQPVGHSGTKIDKPAVSDLIKNEDVKSVIDHLMNKTRKSTVIVGECLDNLENTVRGVMNKVDKGNVPEALRKVNFIQVTLSSFGHRSRVDVEQKLGELKSVVKSRLNKGVVLYLGDLNWVTDYRACSTEQGRGYYCPVEHMVVELGKLISGIGEPGSFWLMGIATFQTYMKCKSSGHPSLEAVWGLHPLTIPAASLRLSLITADSIDLQSQSTNKKAENGNSSLLLEGGQEQQPHLACCTECSAKFDMEAQSLQSSTWNSVSTTSSQLPAWLRQYKNESQGFISNDQNYVPVRDHLCKKWNSICSSIHKQPHSSEKTRTFSSLSPSSSTSCFSHDRPYPNLHQIIHHEWPVAEPKKSWRHHQIWISEDSNVTVEPRLIMGIPENGDSKQPFSSNPNSTPNSPSSSEVMETEYSHRFKELSAANMKTLCSALEKKVPWQKDIIPDIANTILQCRSGMARRKGMARNNDVKEETWLFFQGADTEAKEKIAGELAKLIFGSQRCLISIAMSTFSSTRADSTEDCKNKRSREEQSCSYIERFAEAVSTNPHMVFLVEDVEQADYFSQMGFKRAIERGRISNCDGEEVDLSDAIIILSCESFSSRSRACSPPIKQKSEGSEDQKGAALEEISPCVSLDLNISINDDCAADQSIDEIGLLETVDKRFFFKIQEL, encoded by the exons ATGAGAACAGGAGGTTACACTCTGCAACAAGGTTTAACTGCAGACGCAGCGAGAGTAGTGAACCAAGCCGTAACCCTTGCCAGGTGCCGCGGCCATGCCCAAGTGACTCCCCTCCATGTGGCAAACACCATGCTTGCAGCTTCCGCTGGCCTGTTTCGAACGGCTTGTCTTCAATCCCACTCTCACCCCCTCCAGTGCAAAGCCCTAGAGCTCTGCTTCAACGTTGCGCTTAACCGCCTTCCAGCATCCAGTGCTAGCCCCATGTTGGGCACCAATTCCCAACATCCTTCCATCTCCAACGCCTTGGTTGCCGCATTCAAACGCGCGCAGGCTCATCAACGACGTGGGTCCATTGAGAATCAGCAGCAACCCCTCTTAGCAGTAAAAATAGAATTAGAGCAACTCATAATATCCATCTTAGATGATCCTAGTGTCAGTAGAGTCATGAGAGAGGCCGGGTTCTCTAGCACCCAGGTGAAAAGTAATGTAGAACAAGCTGTGTCGTTAGAAATATGTTCTCAAACTCCTTCTCTAAGTAGCAAGTCTAAGGAAAGTAATCAATTAGTCCTCCTCCAGTCTCAACCAGTCGGTCATAGTGGAACAAAAATAGACAAACCAGCGGTATCAGATCTAATTAAGAATGAAGACGTTAAAAGTGTCATAGATCATTTGATGAACAAAACAAGGAAAAGCACTGTGATTGTAGGAGAGTGTCTTGATAATCTTGAGAACACCGTTAGAGGAGTGATGAACAAGGTTGACAAGGGAAATGTTCCTGAAGCTTTGAGAAAGGTAAATTTTATTCAAGTTACTCTCTCCTCTTTTGGACATCGCTCTAGAGTAGATGTCGAACAGAAACTTGGAGAGCTCAAGAGTGTTGTGAAGAGCCGTTTGAACAAAGGGGTTGTTTTATATTTGGGAGACCTTAATTGGGTTACTGATTATAGGGCTTGTTCGACTGAACAAGGGAGGGGTTATTATTGTCCTGTGGAACACATGGTCGTGGAACTTGGAAAATTGATTTCTGGGATTGGAGAACCTGGGAGTTTTTGGCTCATGGGAATCGCCACTTTCCAAACTTATATGAAATGTAAATCATCAGGTCATCCATCACTGGAGGCTGTTTGGGGTCTTCACCCTCTTACAATCCCTGCAGCCAGCTTGCGCTTGAGTCTGATCACCGCTGACAG TATCGACCTACAAAGTCAGTCCACAAACAAGAAAGCTGAAAATGGAAATAGCTCGCTACTGCTTGAAGGTGGGCAGGAGCAGCAGCCGCACCTTGCCTGCTGCACCGAATGCTCAGCAAAGTTTGACATGGAAGCTCAAAGCTTGCAAAGCAGTACTTGGAACAGTGTCTCCACTACTTCAAGCCAGCTTCCTGCATGGCTCCGACAGTATAAAAATGAGAGCCAAGGATTTATCTCTAATGACCAG AACTATGTCCCAGTCAGAGATCACCTTTGCAAAAAGTGGAACTCAATTTGCAGTTCAATCCATAAACAGCCCCATTCTTCTGAAAAGACCCGCACATTCTCCTCTTTGTCACCTTCTTCATCCACTTCATGTTTTTCACATGACCGTCCGTACCCTAATTTGCACCAGATTATCCACCATGAGTGGCCGGTGGCTGAACCCAAAAAGTCGTGGAGGCACCACCAAATATGGATTTCTGAAGATTCTAACGTGACTGTTGAGCCAAGATTAATAATGGGCATTCCAGAGAACGGGGATTCCAAACAGCCGTTTTCATCAAATCCTAATTCAACCCCTAATTCACCTTCTTCCAGTGAGGTCATGGAGACGGAGTACAGCCACAGGTTCAAGGAGCTCAGTGCGGCAAACATGAAGACCCTATGCAGTGCATTGGAGAAGAAGGTTCCCTGGCAGAAAGATATAATCCCTGACATTGCAAACACGATCTTACAATGCAGGTCCGGCATGGCAAGAAGAAAAGGGATGGCGAGAAACAATGACGTCAAAGAGGAAACCTGGTTGTTCTTTCAAGGTGCAGATACGGAAGCCAAAGAAAAGATTGCTGGGGAATTGGCTAAGCTTATTTTTGGCTCTCAGAGATGCCTCATTTCGATTGCAATGAGCACCTTTTCATCCACAAGAGCAGATTCTACCGAGGATTGCAAGAACAAAAGATCCAGAGAGGAACAAAGTTGCAGTTATATCGAGAGGTTCGCCGAGGCAGTTTCCACCAATCCTCATATGGTCTTCTTAGTCGAAGACGTGGAACAAGCAGATTATTTCTCTCAAATGGGTTTTAAGAGAGCTATCGAAAGAGGAAGAATTTCCAATTGCGATGGTGAGGAAGTTGACCTTAGCGATGCTATCATCATTTTAAGCTGTGAAAGCTTCAGCTCAAGATCCAGAGCCTGCTCTCCTCCTATCAAGCAAAAATCAGAAGGGTCTGAAGATCAGAAGGGCGCTGCACTGGAGGAGATAAGCCCTTGCGTGTCTCTGGATTTGAATATTTCCATTAATGACGATTGCGCTGCTGATCAGTCAATCGACGAAATTGGGCTTCTCGAGACCGTTGATAAAcgcttttttttcaaaatccaggagttatga
- the LOC122278321 gene encoding NDR1/HIN1-like protein 3: MAEKQAHDLNGAYYGPSVPPPPVRQSYHRPGRGTGCGCFFRFLLSFVISVVVTLGLAILIFWLIFRPNNIKFHVTDASLTQFNFTADNTLKYNLALNISVRNPNKKIGVYYELILVRAHYEDQRFDSVNLTPFYQGHKNTSVLSPVFVGQQLVLLGADELSKFNAEKNAGVYSIDVKLYLRIKFKVGKIKTWWFKPKVKCDLKVPLSSNGTSASGFETTKCDIDF, encoded by the coding sequence ATGGCAGAGAAACAAGCCCATGACTTGAATGGGGCCTACTACGGTCCCTCAGTTCCACCACCACCAGTACGCCAATCCTACCACCGCCCTGGCCGTGGCACTGGGTGCGGCTGTTTTTTCAGATTCCTTTTGAGTTTCGTAATCTCCGTGGTTGTCACCCTCGGTCTTGCTATCCTCATCTTTTGGCTCATCTTCCGTCCGAACAACATCAAGTTTCACGTCACGGACGCCTCACTCACCCAGTTCAATTTCACCGCCGACAACACCCTCAAGTACAACCTTGCGCTCAACATCTCCGTCAGAAATCCCAACAAGAAGATTGGAGTCTACTATGAGCTCATCTTGGTCAGGGCTCACTATGAGGACCAGCGCTTCGATTCGGTGAATTTGACGCCGTTTTACCAAGGGCATAAGAATACTAGTGTTTTGAGCCCAGTGTTTGTAGGGCAGCAATTGGTTTTGCTTGGTGCTGATGAGCTTTCGAAATTCAATGCTGAGAAGAACGCTGGGGTATACAGCATTGATGTGAAGCTGTATCTTCGGATTAAATTCAAGGTAGGAAAGATCAAGACTTGGTGGTTCAAGCCCAAGGTTAAGTGCGACCTGAAAGTTCCTTTGAGTTCTAATGGGACATCAGCAAGTGGTTTTGAGACTACGAAGTGCGACATCGATTTCTGA